From one Streptomyces chromofuscus genomic stretch:
- a CDS encoding helix-turn-helix domain-containing protein — MGLRFETRRSDSPWVDTVWTCTSEQITAMTSVAGARWGLVFWEQHGRSYAAITGPETRTGTAPVPEGARFTGIEFAVGTSLRAVPTPVLVDGGIELPDTTRRTFRWDGARWETPGPADAEALVERLVRAGMVIRDPLVTEVLRGNRPAVSGRTVERRFRAATGLTQGAVRQIERARTAAELLATGVPAADVVAKLDYFDEPHLARALRSYVGRTVRQLREGTGGAIALDVDQRLTS; from the coding sequence GTGGGACTGCGGTTCGAGACCCGCCGGTCCGACTCGCCGTGGGTCGACACCGTGTGGACGTGCACAAGCGAGCAGATCACGGCCATGACGTCCGTCGCAGGGGCGCGTTGGGGTTTGGTGTTCTGGGAGCAGCACGGCCGGTCCTACGCGGCCATCACCGGCCCCGAGACCCGGACCGGCACGGCACCGGTGCCGGAAGGCGCGAGGTTCACCGGCATCGAGTTCGCCGTGGGCACGTCGTTGCGAGCTGTGCCCACACCGGTGCTGGTCGACGGAGGCATCGAGCTCCCCGACACCACGCGCCGGACGTTCCGTTGGGACGGCGCGCGCTGGGAGACGCCCGGCCCCGCCGACGCCGAGGCTCTGGTCGAGCGTCTCGTCCGGGCCGGCATGGTCATCCGTGACCCGCTCGTCACCGAGGTACTGCGCGGCAACCGGCCGGCTGTTTCGGGGCGCACGGTCGAACGCAGGTTCCGCGCCGCGACCGGGCTGACGCAGGGTGCCGTCAGACAGATCGAGCGGGCCCGCACGGCGGCTGAGCTGCTGGCGACCGGCGTTCCGGCCGCCGACGTCGTTGCCAAGCTCGACTACTTCGACGAGCCGCACCTGGCCCGGGCACTGCGCTCCTACGTCGGACGCACGGTCAGGCAGCTGCGCGAGGGCACCGGCGGCGCCATCGCCCTCGATGTGGATCAGCGCTTGACCTCGTAG
- a CDS encoding dihydrofolate reductase family protein, translated as MRDLVYTGFMSLDGVVDSPGGGPGEEHRSGGWVVKDLEFVPEAWSLKGEELADTTALMFGRRSYEAFAPVWPGSEDHAVYKELPKYVVSTTLTDDALVDGWGPTRILRSTEDIAALKEEEGGAIFIHGSAELARRLSDAGLIDQYNLLVFPVLLGAGKSLFGRADRDKQMLALRESQRYSNGIMKVVYEVKR; from the coding sequence ATGCGTGACCTGGTCTACACCGGCTTCATGTCGCTCGACGGCGTCGTGGACTCGCCCGGCGGCGGGCCGGGGGAGGAGCACCGCAGTGGCGGCTGGGTGGTCAAGGACCTGGAGTTCGTCCCAGAGGCCTGGTCGCTGAAGGGCGAGGAGCTCGCCGACACGACGGCGCTGATGTTCGGCCGTCGCAGCTACGAGGCGTTCGCGCCGGTCTGGCCGGGTTCAGAGGACCACGCCGTCTACAAGGAGTTGCCCAAGTACGTGGTGTCGACCACGCTGACCGACGACGCCCTCGTCGACGGGTGGGGGCCGACGAGGATCCTGCGCTCGACCGAGGACATCGCCGCACTCAAGGAGGAGGAGGGCGGCGCGATCTTCATCCACGGGAGCGCGGAGCTGGCCCGGCGGCTGTCGGACGCGGGCCTGATCGACCAGTACAACCTGCTCGTCTTCCCCGTCCTGCTCGGTGCCGGAAAGAGCCTGTTCGGCCGGGCCGACCGGGACAAGCAGATGCTGGCGCTGCGGGAGTCGCAGAGGTACTCGAACGGCATCATGAAGGTGGTCTACGAGGTCAAGCGCTGA
- a CDS encoding carbohydrate ABC transporter permease — protein sequence MTTITSTAPATATGGTSASAHRAPRGRRLLRWLFVAPALTYMALFFGYPLVNNILISFQRYTPKTYFTGEAPFNGLDNWRAVFANELFGDALWHTLLFTVGSLLGQFTIGLALAVFFSRRFRLSGLVRAVLLLPWLVPMVVSAVVWRRILDQEHGMLNSVLHAVGLVSADGVPWLSSPSVALLSAVLVNIWIGIPFNMVILYGGLQEIPRDVYEAAALDGSGPWRTFRSITLPMLRPVITVVLVLGFMSTVKILDLILALTSGGPADSTQTLGTVTYQLSFLQLDFGQGAVVGNVLILISAVFAVLYLRANRADFGKGK from the coding sequence ATGACCACCATCACCTCGACGGCGCCCGCCACCGCCACCGGCGGCACGAGCGCGAGCGCCCACCGGGCCCCAAGAGGCCGGCGGCTGCTGCGCTGGCTCTTCGTCGCCCCGGCGCTCACCTACATGGCGCTGTTCTTCGGCTACCCGCTCGTCAACAACATCCTGATCAGCTTCCAGCGGTACACGCCGAAGACCTACTTCACCGGTGAGGCCCCGTTCAACGGCCTCGACAACTGGCGGGCCGTGTTCGCCAACGAACTGTTCGGCGACGCCCTGTGGCACACGCTGCTGTTCACCGTCGGCTCGCTGCTCGGCCAGTTCACCATCGGTCTGGCCCTCGCGGTCTTCTTCTCCCGACGCTTCCGCCTGTCCGGGCTGGTGCGCGCCGTCCTGCTGCTGCCGTGGCTCGTCCCGATGGTGGTCTCCGCCGTCGTCTGGCGGCGGATCCTCGACCAGGAGCACGGCATGCTCAACTCCGTACTGCACGCGGTCGGCCTGGTGTCCGCCGACGGGGTCCCGTGGCTCAGCAGCCCGAGCGTGGCGCTGCTGTCGGCGGTCCTGGTCAACATCTGGATCGGCATCCCGTTCAACATGGTGATCCTCTACGGCGGCCTGCAGGAGATACCGCGCGACGTGTACGAGGCCGCCGCGCTGGACGGCTCCGGCCCCTGGCGCACGTTCCGCAGCATCACCCTGCCGATGCTCCGGCCGGTGATCACCGTCGTGCTGGTGCTCGGCTTCATGTCGACGGTGAAGATCCTCGACCTGATCCTGGCGCTCACCTCCGGCGGACCCGCCGACTCCACGCAGACGCTGGGCACGGTCACGTACCAGCTGTCGTTCCTCCAGCTCGACTTCGGCCAGGGCGCCGTCGTGGGCAACGTCCTGATCCTCATCAGCGCGGTCTTCGCCGTGCTGTACCTGCGGGCCAACCGCGCCGACTTCGGCAAGGGGAAGTGA
- a CDS encoding carbohydrate ABC transporter permease, with amino-acid sequence MKQPTNTPETNRLPRGVRLRSAWNTTAALLILAVLLFPVYWMLNTALQPDASIAATAWFPTSPSLDNFETAFSTQGRSLLTSLGVALGAVVVCLALAAPAAYGLAQFGLRGGQGIVFTTLITQMVPGIVIANAMYSAYAELGLVNSYLGLVLADASLGLPFSIVLLRAFMVSIPTEVVEAAMVDGANRFTAFVRIVLPMSRNALITAGLFTFLFAWSDFIFALTLNTTDDVKPITLGIYQFVGAHVSDWGAVMATAVLSAVPAAILLVVAQKYIAAGITGGSVK; translated from the coding sequence ATGAAGCAACCGACGAACACGCCGGAGACGAACCGGCTCCCCCGCGGCGTCCGCCTGCGCTCGGCGTGGAACACCACCGCCGCGCTGCTGATCCTGGCCGTCCTGCTCTTCCCGGTGTACTGGATGCTCAACACCGCCCTCCAGCCCGACGCGAGCATCGCCGCCACCGCGTGGTTCCCCACCTCGCCCAGCCTCGACAACTTCGAGACGGCGTTCAGCACCCAGGGCCGCTCCCTGCTCACGAGCCTCGGTGTCGCGCTCGGCGCCGTCGTCGTGTGCCTGGCCCTGGCCGCACCGGCCGCGTACGGACTGGCCCAGTTCGGCCTGCGCGGCGGCCAGGGCATCGTGTTCACCACCCTGATCACCCAGATGGTGCCGGGCATCGTGATCGCCAACGCCATGTACAGCGCCTACGCGGAGCTGGGACTGGTCAACTCCTACCTCGGGCTCGTCCTCGCGGACGCCTCGCTCGGACTGCCGTTCTCGATCGTGCTGCTGCGGGCGTTCATGGTCTCGATCCCCACCGAGGTGGTGGAGGCCGCCATGGTCGACGGGGCCAACCGGTTCACCGCGTTCGTCCGGATCGTGCTGCCGATGAGCCGCAACGCGCTGATCACGGCGGGCCTGTTCACCTTCCTCTTCGCCTGGTCGGACTTCATCTTCGCGCTGACGCTCAACACCACGGACGACGTCAAGCCGATCACGCTCGGCATCTACCAGTTCGTGGGCGCGCACGTCAGCGACTGGGGCGCGGTGATGGCGACCGCCGTGCTCTCGGCCGTCCCGGCCGCGATCCTGCTCGTCGTCGCCCAGAAGTACATCGCCGCCGGGATCACCGGCGGATCGGTCAAGTAG
- the yicI gene encoding alpha-xylosidase: protein MKFTDGYWLMRDGVRASYAAEVADVHVTDDRFTLYAPVRHVTERGHTLNSPLLTVECWSPADGVIGVRATHHAGSAERGPDFALRTDAAHTAEVTRDGALLQLTAGELSLRVDTSAPWRLDFTAGGRVLTSAEARGTGFAVTGDGAHHSLASLSLGVGELVYGLGERFTPFVKNGQSVDIWQADGGTASEQAYKNVPFHLTNRGYGVFVNHPGKVSYEIGSEAVGRVQFSVEDQTLEYYVVHGPTPKEILDRYTALTGRPALPPAWSFGLWLSTSFTTSYDEETVNRFVRGMAERDIPLGVFHFDCFWMREYQWCDFVWDPDVFPDPEGMLRRLKEEHDLRVSVWINPYIAQKSPLFAEARRHGYLVRRANGDVWQWDLWQAGMALVDFTNPNARQWYADKLRVLTEQGVDCFKTDFGERIPTDVVWHDGSDPERMHNYYTQLYNQTVFDVLTEARGEGEAVLFARSATAGGQQFPVHWGGDCESHFGAMAESLRGGLSLGLSGFGFWSHDIGGFEGTPTPEVFKRWVQFGLLSSHSRLHGSKSYRVPWDYDEEAVAVTRDFTRLKHRLMPYLFRAARQAADSGTPVMRAMVLEFPDDPACHTLDRQYMLGDDLLVAPVFSADGEVDYYVPAGTWTHVLSGERIEGPGWRRERYGFDSLPLLARPGSVIPFGASDDSAVYDWADGVTLRVHAPADGATTVTRIPSADGSAEAVFRTRREGDVIDIEAEGVPGGWHILLTGARAQPDAGSPASATTTELGTLVSVPSGTHSISVHLTDGC from the coding sequence ATGAAGTTCACCGACGGCTACTGGCTGATGCGTGACGGCGTCCGCGCGTCGTACGCGGCGGAGGTCGCCGACGTCCATGTCACCGACGACCGGTTCACCCTCTACGCGCCCGTGCGCCATGTGACCGAGCGCGGCCACACCCTCAACAGCCCGCTGCTGACGGTGGAGTGCTGGTCCCCGGCCGACGGCGTGATCGGCGTCCGCGCCACCCACCACGCGGGCTCCGCCGAGCGCGGCCCGGACTTCGCGCTGCGCACCGACGCCGCCCACACGGCCGAGGTCACCCGGGACGGCGCCCTGCTTCAACTGACGGCCGGGGAGTTGTCCCTGCGCGTGGACACCTCTGCCCCCTGGCGGCTCGACTTCACCGCCGGCGGACGGGTGCTGACCTCCGCCGAGGCCCGCGGCACCGGTTTCGCGGTCACCGGGGACGGCGCCCACCACTCGCTGGCCTCGCTCTCGCTCGGTGTCGGCGAGCTGGTGTACGGGCTCGGCGAGCGCTTCACGCCCTTCGTCAAGAACGGCCAGAGCGTCGACATCTGGCAGGCGGACGGCGGTACCGCGAGCGAGCAGGCCTACAAGAACGTCCCCTTCCACCTGACCAACCGCGGCTACGGCGTCTTCGTCAACCACCCCGGCAAGGTCAGCTACGAGATCGGCTCGGAGGCCGTCGGCCGGGTGCAGTTCAGCGTCGAGGACCAGACGCTGGAGTACTACGTGGTGCACGGACCGACACCCAAGGAGATCCTCGACCGCTACACGGCCCTGACCGGCCGCCCGGCGCTGCCGCCCGCCTGGTCATTCGGCCTGTGGCTGTCGACGTCGTTCACCACCTCGTACGACGAGGAGACGGTCAACCGGTTCGTGCGCGGCATGGCGGAGCGCGACATCCCGCTCGGGGTGTTCCACTTCGACTGCTTCTGGATGCGCGAGTACCAGTGGTGCGACTTCGTCTGGGACCCGGACGTCTTCCCCGACCCGGAGGGCATGCTGCGGCGCCTGAAGGAGGAGCACGACCTGCGCGTCTCGGTGTGGATCAACCCCTACATCGCCCAGAAGTCCCCGCTGTTCGCCGAGGCCAGGCGCCACGGCTACCTGGTGCGCAGGGCCAACGGTGACGTGTGGCAGTGGGACCTGTGGCAGGCGGGCATGGCCCTGGTCGACTTCACCAACCCGAACGCGCGCCAGTGGTACGCGGACAAGCTGAGGGTGCTGACCGAACAGGGCGTCGACTGCTTCAAGACCGACTTCGGCGAGCGCATCCCGACCGACGTGGTCTGGCACGACGGCTCCGACCCGGAGCGCATGCACAACTACTACACGCAGCTGTACAACCAGACCGTCTTCGACGTGTTGACCGAGGCCAGGGGCGAGGGCGAGGCGGTGCTGTTCGCCCGCTCGGCCACGGCGGGCGGCCAGCAGTTCCCGGTGCACTGGGGCGGCGACTGCGAGTCCCACTTCGGCGCGATGGCCGAGTCGCTGCGCGGAGGTCTCTCGCTGGGCCTGTCGGGCTTCGGCTTCTGGAGCCACGACATCGGCGGTTTCGAGGGCACACCCACACCCGAGGTGTTCAAGCGCTGGGTGCAGTTCGGCCTGCTGTCCTCGCACAGCCGTCTGCACGGCAGCAAGTCGTACCGGGTGCCGTGGGACTACGACGAGGAGGCGGTGGCCGTCACCCGCGACTTCACCCGCCTGAAGCACCGGCTGATGCCGTACCTGTTCCGCGCGGCCCGGCAGGCCGCCGACAGCGGCACCCCGGTGATGCGCGCCATGGTGCTGGAGTTCCCCGACGACCCGGCCTGCCACACGCTGGACCGGCAGTACATGCTGGGCGACGACCTGCTCGTCGCGCCCGTCTTCTCGGCCGACGGCGAGGTCGACTACTACGTGCCGGCGGGAACCTGGACCCATGTGCTGTCGGGCGAGCGGATCGAGGGCCCGGGCTGGCGCCGCGAGCGGTACGGCTTCGACAGCCTCCCGCTGCTCGCCCGGCCCGGCTCGGTGATCCCGTTCGGGGCGAGCGACGACTCGGCCGTCTACGACTGGGCGGACGGTGTGACGCTGCGCGTCCACGCGCCGGCCGACGGCGCCACGACGGTCACGCGGATCCCGTCCGCCGACGGCTCGGCGGAGGCCGTGTTCCGCACCCGGCGGGAGGGTGACGTGATCGACATCGAGGCCGAGGGTGTGCCTGGGGGGTGGCACATCCTGCTGACCGGCGCGCGGGCGCAGCCGGACGCCGGGTCGCCGGCGTCCGCCACCACGACGGAACTCGGCACGCTGGTCTCGGTTCCGTCCGGCACGCACAGCATCTCGGTCCACCTGACGGACGGTTGCTGA
- a CDS encoding ABC transporter substrate-binding protein, with product MPSLTGRVRAGAARAAGVRAPALAATLACATAALGLTGCAAEPDPGTVTVLNSATDTAEHTANQRFFDRCAAPLGVKVEQISVPADQVASKALRMASSDSLTDILELDGSELPQFAQTEGLRPLAEAGVDTSGFSASATSLGSYDGVQYGVARSVNSLALIYNTELLKDAGIDPPRTWAELRDAAKKLTSGDTYGMAFSASPNADGVYQFLPFFWSAGGDEAELDNGKGEAALQLWKDLVTDGSASKSVVNWNQQDVNDQFVAGRAAMMINGPWQVPVLSAQKNVDWAVASIPVPEAGKAAVPPIGGTVMAIPKNDDTAREKRAAALLDCLNSEQNQLQWGESVNNVPTRAAAAQAYAAQNPKLAPFAELVETARSRTAKVGTGWPVVGDALAGAFQSVLTGRTSPDNALQRAQQQASAGK from the coding sequence ATGCCGTCCCTGACCGGACGCGTCAGAGCAGGAGCCGCGAGAGCCGCGGGCGTACGCGCTCCCGCGCTCGCCGCGACCCTCGCGTGCGCCACCGCCGCGCTGGGCCTCACCGGCTGCGCCGCCGAGCCGGACCCGGGCACCGTCACCGTGCTCAACTCGGCCACCGACACCGCCGAGCACACCGCGAACCAACGGTTCTTCGACCGCTGCGCCGCACCGCTGGGCGTGAAGGTCGAGCAGATCAGCGTTCCCGCCGACCAGGTCGCCTCCAAGGCGCTGCGGATGGCGTCGTCGGACTCGCTCACCGACATCCTGGAGCTCGACGGCTCTGAGCTGCCGCAGTTCGCGCAGACCGAGGGACTGCGCCCGCTGGCGGAGGCGGGCGTGGACACGTCCGGCTTCTCGGCGAGCGCCACTTCTCTCGGCTCCTACGACGGGGTGCAGTACGGCGTCGCGCGTTCCGTGAACTCGCTCGCGTTGATCTACAACACCGAACTCCTGAAGGACGCGGGCATCGACCCGCCACGGACCTGGGCCGAGCTGCGGGACGCCGCGAAGAAGCTGACCTCGGGCGACACCTACGGGATGGCCTTCAGCGCGAGCCCCAACGCGGACGGCGTCTACCAGTTCCTGCCCTTCTTCTGGTCCGCCGGCGGCGACGAGGCCGAGCTGGACAACGGCAAGGGCGAGGCCGCGCTCCAGCTCTGGAAGGACCTCGTGACGGACGGATCCGCCTCGAAGTCCGTCGTCAACTGGAACCAGCAGGACGTCAATGACCAGTTCGTGGCCGGCCGCGCCGCCATGATGATCAACGGTCCGTGGCAGGTGCCGGTCCTCAGCGCCCAGAAGAACGTGGACTGGGCGGTCGCGAGCATCCCGGTCCCCGAGGCGGGCAAGGCCGCCGTGCCGCCGATCGGCGGCACCGTCATGGCCATCCCCAAGAACGACGACACGGCCCGTGAGAAGCGCGCCGCCGCCCTCCTCGACTGCCTCAACTCCGAGCAGAACCAGCTCCAGTGGGGCGAGTCCGTGAACAACGTGCCCACCCGCGCCGCGGCCGCCCAGGCCTACGCGGCGCAGAACCCCAAGCTCGCCCCCTTCGCCGAGCTGGTCGAGACGGCCCGCTCCCGCACCGCGAAGGTCGGCACCGGATGGCCGGTCGTCGGCGACGCGCTGGCCGGCGCGTTCCAGTCCGTGCTGACCGGGCGCACCAGCCCGGACAACGCCCTGCAGCGGGCACAGCAGCAGGCCTCGGCAGGGAAGTGA
- a CDS encoding PP2C family protein-serine/threonine phosphatase: MPFVIALAVLIIEFTPAHFMYTGPLLTAVPALAAVTMGPARTALAVACALTVSVITATYNQAWGTLQVYTNFLALGLVSVAGFITSSAVRAYRRHELDEVRRIAMAAQEVILRPVPERLGPTRAASLCLAAGTGAQVGGDLYEAVQTRYGVRMIVGDVRGKGLSAMRAVAVVLGAFRVVAHYEDDLVGVMNHCAAALRREAAVPGAFSEEVLMEGFTTALIAQVPDDEPVVQVVNRGHPPPLVLHDGQAHALMPSSPHPPLDLGMGLEDLITGPPEKPEGFPFVPGDRLLLYTDGVIEARNPGNDFFPLPEIMESIDYSTAPQEFLERLHQALMRHTEGPLTDDVAMILVDRLDEQFDVPVD, from the coding sequence GTGCCGTTCGTGATCGCGCTGGCCGTGCTGATCATCGAGTTCACCCCTGCCCACTTCATGTACACCGGCCCCCTTCTCACCGCGGTACCGGCGTTGGCGGCGGTGACGATGGGACCCGCGCGCACGGCCCTGGCGGTGGCTTGTGCGCTGACGGTCAGCGTGATCACGGCCACCTACAACCAGGCATGGGGCACCTTGCAGGTCTACACCAACTTCCTGGCTCTGGGTCTGGTCTCTGTGGCCGGATTCATCACGAGCAGCGCCGTGCGCGCGTACCGGAGACACGAGCTCGACGAGGTCCGCCGGATCGCCATGGCCGCGCAGGAGGTCATTCTGCGGCCCGTCCCCGAGCGCTTGGGCCCGACGCGGGCGGCCAGCCTGTGTCTCGCGGCCGGGACCGGGGCGCAGGTCGGCGGTGATCTGTACGAGGCCGTTCAGACGCGGTACGGCGTCCGGATGATCGTTGGGGACGTCCGCGGCAAGGGGCTGAGCGCCATGCGCGCGGTCGCGGTGGTGCTGGGCGCGTTCCGGGTGGTCGCGCACTACGAGGACGACCTGGTGGGGGTCATGAACCACTGCGCAGCCGCGCTGCGCCGGGAGGCCGCCGTTCCCGGCGCATTTTCCGAGGAAGTCCTGATGGAAGGATTTACCACCGCACTCATCGCTCAGGTGCCGGACGACGAACCCGTGGTGCAGGTGGTCAACCGCGGCCATCCGCCCCCGCTGGTACTCCACGACGGCCAGGCCCATGCTCTGATGCCCAGCTCGCCCCATCCGCCCCTGGACCTGGGCATGGGCCTGGAGGATTTGATCACCGGTCCCCCGGAGAAGCCGGAGGGCTTTCCCTTCGTACCCGGCGACCGTCTACTCCTCTACACCGACGGCGTGATCGAAGCCCGCAACCCCGGCAACGACTTCTTCCCTCTGCCAGAGATCATGGAGTCGATCGACTACAGCACCGCCCCTCAAGAGTTCCTCGAGCGACTGCACCAGGCATTGATGCGCCACACCGAAGGCCCATTGACGGACGACGTGGCGATGATTCTTGTCGACCGGCTCGACGAACAATTCGATGTGCCGGTCGACTGA
- a CDS encoding GH1 family beta-glucosidase has protein sequence MSNPPEPGSSGLPGFPEGFFFGAATASYQIEGAHDEDGRGPSIWDTFSREPGRVARGATGDVACDHYHRYREDVALLRELGVDSYRFSLAWPRVQPTGSGPANPAGLDFYDRLVDELLAAGISPAATLYHWDLPQALEDRGGWRVRETAERFAEYTALAADRLADRVDRWITLNEPFCSAFVGYAAGGHAPGAREGRGALAAAHHLLVGHGLAVRALRAAGAREVGITLNPDRLLPATDSAADLAAVRRVETLHNDVWFEPLFAGRYPAHETETWGELLEKGEAFRRDGDLALIGAPLDFVGINYYRPITVADAPHKDPDPATRTAVDVRAEESWRDDVRHTTMGWPVVPHTFTDLLVELSGRYPALPPILITENGSAEADTVDAEGRVRDTDRIEYLRSHLEALATALREGVDVRGYYVWSLLDNFEWARGYEQRFGIVRVDYDTQRRIPKDSYHWYRGLIAAHRARTGTTRS, from the coding sequence GTGAGCAATCCCCCCGAGCCCGGCTCGTCCGGACTCCCCGGCTTCCCCGAGGGCTTCTTCTTCGGGGCGGCCACGGCCAGCTACCAGATCGAGGGCGCCCACGACGAGGACGGCAGAGGCCCGTCGATCTGGGACACCTTCAGCCGCGAGCCCGGCCGGGTCGCCCGGGGCGCCACCGGCGACGTCGCCTGCGACCACTACCACCGCTACCGTGAGGACGTCGCCCTGCTGCGTGAGCTGGGCGTGGACAGCTACCGCTTCTCCCTCGCCTGGCCGCGCGTGCAGCCCACCGGCTCCGGCCCGGCGAACCCGGCCGGCCTGGACTTCTACGACCGGCTCGTCGACGAACTGCTCGCCGCCGGGATCTCCCCGGCCGCCACCCTGTACCACTGGGACCTCCCGCAGGCGCTGGAGGACCGGGGCGGCTGGCGGGTGCGCGAGACCGCCGAGCGCTTCGCCGAGTACACGGCACTCGCCGCGGACCGGCTCGCCGACCGGGTGGATCGCTGGATCACCCTCAACGAGCCGTTCTGCAGCGCCTTCGTGGGTTACGCGGCGGGCGGCCACGCCCCGGGTGCCCGGGAGGGGCGGGGCGCGCTCGCCGCCGCCCACCACCTGCTCGTGGGCCACGGACTCGCCGTACGGGCGCTGCGCGCGGCGGGCGCCAGGGAGGTCGGGATCACGCTCAACCCCGACCGGCTGCTGCCGGCCACGGACTCGGCGGCCGACCTGGCCGCCGTGCGCCGCGTCGAGACGCTGCACAACGACGTGTGGTTCGAGCCGCTGTTCGCCGGGCGCTACCCCGCGCACGAGACCGAGACCTGGGGCGAACTCCTCGAGAAGGGCGAGGCATTCCGCCGCGACGGCGACCTCGCGCTCATCGGCGCGCCGCTCGACTTCGTCGGCATCAACTACTACCGGCCGATCACCGTCGCCGACGCCCCGCACAAGGACCCGGACCCGGCCACGCGCACGGCCGTCGACGTCCGGGCGGAGGAGAGCTGGCGCGACGACGTGCGGCACACCACCATGGGCTGGCCCGTCGTCCCGCACACCTTCACCGACCTGCTGGTCGAGCTGTCCGGGCGCTATCCCGCACTGCCGCCGATCCTGATCACCGAGAACGGCTCGGCGGAGGCCGACACCGTCGACGCCGAGGGCCGGGTTCGCGACACCGACCGGATCGAGTACCTGCGCAGCCATCTGGAGGCCCTCGCGACCGCCCTGCGCGAGGGCGTCGACGTCCGCGGCTACTACGTGTGGTCCCTGCTGGACAACTTCGAGTGGGCCCGCGGCTACGAGCAGCGGTTCGGCATCGTCCGGGTCGACTACGACACCCAGCGGCGCATCCCCAAGGACAGCTACCACTGGTACCGCGGCCTGATCGCCGCCCACCGCGCACGCACCGGCACCACCCGGTCCTGA